The genomic segment GGACCACCGGTGGAGGAGCGGTAACGTGTATCGACAGAAACCTCACAGACTTGTGGCGGAAACGTGAACTGTGATGAACGGTGACAGAGAGGAGGGTATAGGGTGCTGGCTGGGTACTGGCTACTGCTCAGAGACAAATCTAGTGTATCAGATTGCAGTTGGTGTATCAGATTGCAGTGTTCTTGGAGATACAGATGGCTTTTTCaatctctttaaaaaaaaatcatattacTGGACAATtattgaaatattatagtttgattgtAGATTTTGAACTGCAGCATATGCATAGCTGAGGGTCTACTGCCCCCTTCTGGGGATATTTGGTGTTGCTCTGTGTTTCACAGGTGGTACATGTCCAATAGACGACCTACATAATTAGGCTAAGACCACTTCGCATTTGCATATCAGTTTGGAAGGTGAGGACCTGAGCCTGAGGTGATGAGCCTACATGTCAGTCTGGTTATTCAGCAAACCATTCCACAGGACTGAACAAGACAAAGAGACAATAACACACTCATAGTctttgtacatacagtatattgaatgattatttttcaaacatatttacAGTGGTGAGAGACAATGAAATCATGACATTGAAGAACTTTAGTTGAAGAGTTATGAGGCAGTGTTTAGTcacgtgtgtgttcatgtgtgataGCAGTGAAACGGGCTTGATAGCAGTGTACAAACAACTCAGTCAGGATGCCCACTACACTTCTACACCCAGACGCAGACTCAGCTCTTGCAAAAGgctgtctctctcccgctccaACAGGGATATTTGAACATTCTTCTCACCCACCTCCTgccaaaataaaaaacatatgaAAAACGACCTCCTCTACCTACCAACCAACAGCAATCAAAAGAACTGAAGTAGGATGCTTTAGTGCTAGGCTGTGAAATAAACACCCGTTAGCTCTCCAAGACCAGGGTCGGAGATCAAGGATAAAGATACTATAGGGGTTCTCTCTCACCTGTACCAGTACCGTGTTCTGCCACCGTAGCTCACAGTCTGATACTTCCACCCCGTCCCTCTTTGGAGATGAGGGACAGCTGGTTACGTTGGGCATACTCATCAGACTACCCAAAGATCCATTCACCCTCTGGATCTGAGACCTCAGGAGGCACGATGACGCCCCCTGTACAGAGTAATGAGAAGTGACATGTTTAATATCAACAGGAATGGCTTAACGACATTTGCATGCTTGTAAAGTCATAAACATAGACATACAGAGTCTGCAAACTCAGCTTGCCAAGGCATACAATTCCTAAATCAAATTCTAGTTAGACTACTCATGTTTATTGTTGGTGCCAACATGGAGAACAATTTGCCAAGTTCTGTATCTATGTCTATCTGTGAAAAAGTCTCCATCTCGCTGTAGTAACTCACCGCTCTTCCCCacacctctcctccccactcctttGCCCTAGTCCCAGCCCTGGTGCACACGTTAGCCTGCCTGGCTCTGTTGTCCTCCAGTATGCGTCGGTACCAGATCCGGGCTTGCTCCAGAACCTGCAGCCCGGCCCACAGAGAGTCCTTCTCCCTTTCCAAGTCCTTCAGCCTCTTTATCTGAGACAACAGGAAGTGAGATTTAGGCAGCATTCAAGTTCAATGAGGTTTATTTTCCATATAGGAGATTTGTCATGGAAAGGGAAGTTGGTAGGGCTACAAGTATGTTGTGTTGGACATGGAAATAGAGTGTAGATGAGTAGCCTACTACTGTGTGACTGGAATACTATTTTAGGCTTTTGCCAGGAAGCTGTGAGGAGCTGGATTAAACATGTGGGAATTTGTCATCGGGGTGGCTGTTGCTGTGGAGTCATGCTGCTCTGCCATAGAAGACAAAACATGGATCCGTATCCATGAAACTAGAACTGCCTCATGAAACAAGGAGTGAATAGAGTCATTTTATTAAGCACTGACAAAATGTGTGTAATGAATCTCCAGATGAAAGCTGGAGGCTAATATGGCTGGTGTCACTCAATACAAACTCAATACAATAGCTTGTGTTTACAACATTTGGAATTGATTACCTCATTgtaactccctctctcgtttcATGTTGAACAGACACTGAATATCTATAATCACATCTACAGTTCTCTACATAATCCTATGTAAAATAAGGCCATGTGAAATGCACACAACGGCATTCCTGTCTCGATACACTGACTTTAGTAATATACAGAACGTACTGTACAATTACTAAGTCAATCTGTCAGACAGAGACACGTTGTGCACGTCTGTCAAACTGAAGCCCCAGACaagtatcaacacacacacacacacgctcatcaacacacacacacacacacacacacacacacacacacacacacacacacacacacacacacacacacacacacacacacacacacacacacacacacacacacacacacacacacacacacacacacacacacacacacacacacacacacacacacacacacacacacacacacgcgctcatcaacacacacacgctcatcaacacacacacacacgtacacacgtacacacacacacacacacggacacacacgtacacacacacacacacacacacacacacacacacacacacacacacacacacacacacacacacacacacacacacacacacacacacacaaacacagatctTACCCACACACAGGTCTCACCCATAGATAGAAGCGTAGGGCGTCAAGGCTGTAGAGGCTGCTCCGGAGAGGGATAATGACCGAGGTGTAGGACCCAGGGGCCGGGCACTGCGGGCAGGCCATGGGAGAGCCCTACCTCTGCCAGCCCAACACAGCCCTCGTGTCCTACACTGCCCTAACAGAGCCCTACACACAGCCCTAGACTGTTCTACGTGGTCACACGTTGTCCTGCTCAATCCTACACAGCTCTACTCCTCCCTAAACAGCAGTACAGCCAGCTAGGGAACACAGCCGGCTTCGTCTGAACAGGACAGGAacaaatagagagggagagaatccgagagagagagggtgtgaacAGGAGTGGAAAAGAGGCATGGGTAGTGAACTACACAGTGCCCTGGGGAAAGGTAATAAAACATTCCACGTGTCATTGTCATGACTGGCTTATTGATAGATCCAGTAGAGGGGACTGAACAAggcaatgaaaaaaaaaaaagatggcaGCGACAGAAAACAGAAAACAGGAATTGGAAAAGTGAGGCTGAGGTATTTTTGACTGGGGGGGGATGACACAGGCATGGAGACAGCAGCCTCTTCCCCTGCTCTACACACTGCATCAAAAACATTCCCTATTGAAACAGAGGAGTGCAGACTGAATGGGTGTAGCCATGTCGTGAAGAGTTATCCCTGGTTTCAGACAAACCGTTTCAGGTTCGTTCTGTTCCAACATGTTATGGAATGTGACTTCAACTGAGAATAGAGGTCACGCAATGCAAAGTACCATAAAGGAGTGTACAGGTGTGTACAGTACGCTTAGGTCATTGACTGCTGTCAAACGAGACTGACAAAAAGCTTCAAGCTTAAATGACTCTTCACTCCTAGAAAAAAAGGGTGACAAAAGGtctctttggctgtccccataggataaccttttttggttccaagtagaaccattttggctttcatgtagaaccctctgtggaaagagttctacatggaacccaatggaacccaaaatggttcgaCTTGGAacctaaagggttctacctggaaccaacaagagttcttcaaagggttctcctatacggacagccaaagaacccttttatgtTCTAGATAGCAGTTTGATTCTAAGAGTGTATACCAGTATACTAGTATAACTGGTTATGTTTTTAATGTGTGAATTTGTTTTTGAGAGTCTGGTAAGCCTGGTTGAAATAGCAAATTGACACGGCACGCAACACTCGGTCACTCCCATAGAGAAGAAAATCAATGATTACCTTGGGGTTTTGCTGCAGATGCCCATGGCAAAATGTAACCCTGGTCAAAATGTAACCCTGGCTAAATGTAACCCTGGTCAAAATGTAAGCCCGGTCAAAATGTGACCCTGGCTAAATGTAACCCTGGTCAAAATGTAACCCTGGCTAAATGTAACCCTGGTCAAAATGTAACCATGGTCAAAATGTGACCGTAGCACAGAGAGCAGTTTGGCCCCATTTCGTTTTTTCAAGGGTCAAGacaatgtagcctactgtaaaatcaaatcaaatcaaatctgatttgtcacatgcgccgaatacaacaggtgtagactttacagtgaaattcttacttacaagccctaaaccaacaatgcagttttaagaacatcgctaaaaaaagtaagagataagaaaaacaaataattaaagagcagcagtaaataacaacagcggggctgtatacagggataccggtacagagtcaatgtgtgggggcaccggtgtcgaggtaactgaggtaatcaTGTACACGCAGGTAGGTCATTAAattggctatgcatagataataacagagagtagcagcagcgtgggggggcaatccaaatagtctgggtagccatttgattagctgttcaggagtcttatggcttgggggtagaagctgttttgaagcctcttggacctagacttggcgctccggtaccacttgccgtgcggtagcagagagaacaggctatgactagggtggctggagtctttgacaatttgtagggccttgctctggcaccacctggtatagaggtcctggatggcaggaagcttggccccagtgatgtactaaaACCACATCAATCTAAATCTCCTCTTAGCGTCATTTAAATGATGAGAACAGAGATTAGCAGTTCCATAACTACAGCAAGGGAATGTGTAAACAGGCTAATTCAGACGAGAAATGCTACAGAAAATAGAACTATGTGTTCCCAATTTTCAGATGGGTGTGGCACAAAAAATCTGACTTGACGCCTGACAGCATCAATGGGTCACTCCCTATACCATACATAGAGTCAATGGGTCACTCCCTATACCATACATAGAGTCAATGGGCCGCTCCCTATACCATACATAGAGTCAATGGGCCACTCCCTATACCATACATAGAGTCAATGGGCCACTCCCTATACCATACATAGAGTCAATGGGTCACTCCCTATACCATACATAGAGTCAATGGGTCACTCCCTATACCATACATAGAGTCAATGGGTCACTCCCTATACCATACATAGAGTCAATGGGTCACTCCCTATACCATACATAGAGTCAATGGGCCACTCCCTATACCATACATAGAGTCAATGGGCCACTCCCTATACCATACATAGAGTCAATGGGCCACTCCCTATACCATACATAGAGTCAATGGGCCGCTCCCTATACCATACATAGAGTCAATGGGCCACTCCCTATACCATACATAGAGTCAATGGGCCACTCCCTATACCATACATAGAGTCAACCCTATACCATACATAGAGTCAATGGGCCACTCCCTATACCATACATAGAGTCAATGTGCCCTATACCATACATAGAGTCAATGGACCACTCCCCATACCATACATAGAGTCAATGGGCCACTCCCTATACCATACATAGAGTCAATGGACCACTCCCTATACCATACATAGAGTCAATGGGCCACTCCCTATACCATACATAGAGTCAATGTGCCCTATACCATACATAGAGTCAATGGACCACTCCCTATACCATACATAGAGTCAATGGGCCACTCCCTATACCATACATAGAGTCAATGTGCCCTATACCATACATAGAGTCAATGGACCACTCCCTATACCATACATAGAGTCAATGGGCCACACCCTATACCATACATAGAGTCAATGGGCCACTCCCTATACCATACATAGAGTCAATGTGCCCTATACCATACATAGAGTCAATGGGTCACTCCCTATACCATACATAGAGTCAATGGACCACTCCCTATACCATACATAGAGTCAATGGGCCACTCCCTTCCATTCACTCATCAGATGTCTATGGAAAATGCAGTGAAGCCCTGTATCCAGCAGATAGAGACAAAGCTACTTGTTGAAACAGTAGTGCCTGTTCACTGCTGGTAGCAGCTGATTCACAGATGACACTTTCTAACTTTCTAAACAAGGTTGTGCCCTTTTACAACCACTTGGGGGCAGTATAAGAGTAAAATTCAGTGCAGTCTGGTTCAGTTGGTTCAATGCCAAGATTTTCCAGGATTTAAAAAACCTCTTTAATCACAAAGTATTTCAGCTACATCATGGGAGATTCCTAAATCTATATGACAGGATCTAAGTCAACTCAGGAGAACTTGTTCTGGAGATCTCCAGGACAGGGTCTTTAATCTCCAACTCAAATAACATAATCCTAAAACTAAAATCAACCAGAGTCAGTCTAGATCAAAACAACAAGGAATAAACTGACACGTCATTGGGCCATGCTCTAAAATCTTTGAAACATCAGGCTAAAGAGAACCCGTGACTTTGTGTCACGCTACGTGCTGTAGGACTCCAGCAAGATAAACAACATAACTCTGGTCTTCACCatagaaatcaaatcaaagttgagCGTACACAGATTTGAAGACGTTATCGTAGGTGTAGCAAaaagcttgtgtttctagctccaacagtgtaataATACCTAGCaacacaagacaacacacacacaatccaacaatctaaaaataaataaattaagaaatttcagaatgagcaatgtcagagtccggaatataagtttggacacagctactcattcaagggtttttctttattttttactattttctacattatagaataatagtgaagacattaaaactatgaaataacacatatggaatcatgtagtaaccaaaaaagtgttttagtttcttaaaagtagccactctttgccttgatgacagctttgcacactcttggcattctctcaaccagcttcatgaggaatgcttttccaacagtcttgaaggagttttcccatatgctgagcacttgttggctgcttttccttcactctgcgatccaactcatcccaaaccatctcaattgggttgaggtcgggtgattgtggaggccaggtcatctgatgcagctctccttcactctccttggttaaatagcccttacacagcctggaggtgtgttttgggtcattgtcctgttgaaaaacaaattatggtcccactaagcccaaaccagatggcatgGCGTATCACTGTAGAATGGTTACGTGTGActtgaattccaaataaatcacagacagagtcaccagcaaagcacccccacaccatcacacctcctcctccatgcttcccagtgggaaccacgcatgcggagatcatccgttcacctattttgcatctcacaaagacacggtggttggaaccaaaaatctcaaatttggactcatcagatcaaaggacagatttccaccggtctaatgtccattgttcgtgtttcttggcccaagcaagtctcttcttcttattggtgtcctttagtagtggtttctgaaggcctgattcacacagtctcctctgaacagttgatgttgagatgtgtctgttacttaaactctgtgaagcatttatttgagctgcaatctgaggtgcagttaactctaatgaacttatcctctgcaggagaggtaactctggatcttcttttcctgtggcggtcctcatgagagccagtttcattatagcgcttgatggtttttgcgactgcacttgaataaactttcaaacTTCTttaaattttccacattgactgaccttcatgtcttaaagtaatgatggcctGTAATTTCTCCttggttatttgagctgttcttgccataatatgtacttggtattttaccaaatagggctatcttctgtataccacccttaccttgtcacaacacaactgattggcttaaacaatagataaattccacaaattaacttttaacaaggcacacctgaattccaggtgactacctcatgaagctggttgagagaatgccaagagtgtgctaagCTGTCATGAAAGCTGTCAtgaaagcaaagggtggctactttgaagaatttcaaatataaaatatatttagaaaatagtaa from the Salmo salar chromosome ssa17, Ssal_v3.1, whole genome shotgun sequence genome contains:
- the LOC106576063 gene encoding suppressor APC domain-containing protein 1 isoform X1, encoding MACPQCPAPGSYTSVIIPLRSSLYSLDALRFYLWIKRLKDLEREKDSLWAGLQVLEQARIWYRRILEDNRARQANVCTRAGTRAKEWGGEVWGRAGASSCLLRSQIQRVNGSLGSLMSMPNVTSCPSSPKRDGVEVSDCELRWQNTVLVQEVGEKNVQISLLERERDSLLQELSLRLGVEV
- the LOC106576063 gene encoding suppressor APC domain-containing protein 1 isoform X2, producing MGETCVWIKRLKDLEREKDSLWAGLQVLEQARIWYRRILEDNRARQANVCTRAGTRAKEWGGEVWGRAGASSCLLRSQIQRVNGSLGSLMSMPNVTSCPSSPKRDGVEVSDCELRWQNTVLVQEVGEKNVQISLLERERDSLLQELSLRLGVEV